Genomic window (Deinococcus reticulitermitis):
TGATTCAGGTAGCGCGCGGCATACAGCAGCGCGGCGTGGATGTCCTCGCGTTCGAGATCGGGGTAGTCCGTCAGGATCTCCCCCTCAGGAACGCCCTGGCCCAGCAGGTCAAGGAGGTCACTCACCCGGATCCGCATGCCGCGGATGCAGGGACGCCCACTGCACTGACGCGGGTCAACGGTGATCCGGTCGAGGAGGCTCATGGGCTCAGTGTACCGGTCGGCACGCTGGAACGGCACGCGCTTGGTCTCTTCCTCACGGCGAATCCGCCGATCAAAGGCAGATGGGGAACGCCTCGCCTTCAAAACCGCAACAGCGCAAGTGGAGCGCAGCTGTCTGGGGCCGTGTCCAAAGTCTAAGGAGCGGCAGGCGAGCGCCAGCCACTCGTTTCCAC
Coding sequences:
- a CDS encoding DUF433 domain-containing protein, with protein sequence MSLLDRITVDPRQCSGRPCIRGMRIRVSDLLDLLGQGVPEGEILTDYPDLEREDIHAALLYAARYLNHPRLSA